Part of the Lutra lutra chromosome 4, mLutLut1.2, whole genome shotgun sequence genome is shown below.
GGGTTCAGGCACTTTTAGTGACTCCCCATGGCTCTGGGACCAAGTTTATACTGTCAGACAGATTCAAGACCCCTCAACGCTTCTGCCCTCTGTTTCAGGcgcccacccacccctgcccagaaGCCCAAGGGATTGGCACCTCCGCCGGGAAGCCCTCGGGAGGAAGAGCGCGCCCTCTGCCGGTGCCAGGGCGCCAGTACGCCTGGGGTGCAGTCCACAGCGCCTCTTTAgaggccccacccctgcccctcaccccctcacgTGACTCCAGCTCCCTCCCAGCCTGCGGGTGGTTCGGTGCGGGGAGCTCGGGGAACCCAGGTGAGAGCTCCTGGATGGCTTGGGCGGTAGGGGACTGTCCCGATCAGGCCTGGGAACCTGGCGGGGGTATCCATCCGAGCAGGATCGGCGTGAGGGGGATTAGCTCCAGTCACTACCTGCTCCCCGCCCAGGGGTTAGGAGCTGGGCtttgggtgggggagagaatcccctcttcctctcctgcgtGTCCTTTGGTGAGTCGCTAAAGTCCCTGTATCTCAGTTTCCTACCCTGTGGCTGCCGGCATGAAATGAAATAACGCACATAGTAGTTGCTTAAGAAACAGCACCTGTTACAATTACATCCCATTTAAGCAAAAGTGGGACCCCTCGGAGATTAGAAGACCTAAGGGTCACTGTAGCTCAACCCTGTTTGGTGGCAGGCCTCCCCTGCTCCCTTGGGATTTACAGTGTGGGGAGGCTTAGGTGACTGGCTGTTGTCTCCCTGtggtctctgggcctcaggaggggcagagcctccatccagcccctggcagggaggctgcctcccaggtgcccctggcctggTGTCCTGAATGGGCTGGCAGCCAGACACCAATGTGACGCAGTCTCCCTTCTGTCTCCTCACGGGGGTTGCGTTCTGCTTTTGGCCCCTGTAGGCGGACAGACATGTCTCAGGAGGGGTCCCCAGAGGGTTCCAGCTCAGAGGACCCTGCCCTCAGCCCCCACTGCATTGCTGCACTTTTCCAGAACGATGTGGAAGCCAGCTCCGGGTCAGGCTTGAAACCACACCGGCCAGGGGCAAGCTCTGGGGTCCAAGTTTGGGCTGGCAGCAGGAAGAGGGTCCTGAGGGAAGAGACCCATCGAGGTACCCGCTCCCAGGCTGGAGGTGCTCCTGGGGCGGGCCTGGAGGCTGAGGCCCACTCGATGGCCCTGGAGCTACAAGGCAAGGGACTGAGTCAGGAGTTGGTGCCTGgcccccagctcctctcccagcCACCCGGAATGTCTGCTCAGGGGAAGGCTCCGGCCTTCAGGAGGCTCCAGGTTTCTCTGCATGACATCTTCGCTGAAAGTTGGCCCAGGAACCCTTGTCCCGTGTGTTTGGGTTTTCCAGAGAGAGCTTTGGTTggcagggagaggctgggaggggtggggaggaggagctgcCCCGGGCCAGGAGAGGCGGGAGGAGGTTGGAGTGATGAAAGGGGCCCTACCCTCAGTAAAGAGCGGCCTCCCAAAAGGAGGCTACCATCCTCCCCAGACCCAGCCCCTATGGGGGCAAGAAAGAACAGCAGGAAGTATGAGGCCTGctcagagggtggggagggggcaggaggcttCTTGTGGTCTGGTCAGAGCCCTGGTGGGGACAATCCCCTGTGTGAGGGAGACCCCCCACCAGGGGCTGACGTGGGGTCCTTGGGAGACCTTTGTGGTCCTCTCTCTCCCAACAACACTGGGCCTGGGTCAGGAGATCCAGGTGGAACTTGTGTGGGATGTGTCTCAGGGACTGTGAAGTTTGAATATTTGCCTGCTGCAGAGAACGGGGTccagccaggcagcccctctGACCCTGTAGGGGTCCTACCACCTGATGGAGGGGAATCCCTCAGGCCAGCTGTCTGGGATCCCAGCTCTGCACTAGACCTTGGAGCATCTGGAAAGGCCTCCACAGTGTGGCGAGAAGCTGAGCACCTAGTCGGGGCTCGCTGTGATGATGGCCCTGCTGTCTCACACAGTCAGGAAGAGCTAGAGGTCAAGGCTCAGCCAGAGTCcagggggaggctgggagaaggACCCCCTGCTCCCACTGACAGCCCCTCCAGCTCCTTGGCGTCTACAACCAGCAGGGCTCACTCGGGCCCATTCATGGGACAGAGAAGATCCAAGTATGCTAAGAAGTCGAGGAGAGGCCCAGTGTCCAGCGCCCAGCACCAGGGCGTAGACAGGAGTGCGGATGACTTCAGCGAGGACCAGCCAGACAAATCCCACCCAGGAAGCTTCCCCAAACCGGTAAGTGGAGTCTGAGAAGTTGGGCTAGGGAGGACTTGGCCAGTCTTAACGCCATGCTTGCCAGTGGAGTTTAACGCTAGAGAGCATTTGAGTGGGCATTGTTCTTCACACCCATTTTATGCTGAGTAAACTGAGACCCACCATGTCAGGAATGAGAAAATGAACTTCATTTGCTGATATCTTATGAGGGTTCATTATCTTTTGGAGTTGGTGAGTTCTGGGTTCAGACCTTGCCTCTGTCCACTTCCTAGCTGAGTGactctggaatatttttttaaactaagttcctcatctgtaaaaaggggatAACTCATTCCAATTGAATGGgggttgttttaaggattaagtgagatgatGGTGTAAAGTAATGTGCCTAGCACCGCCTAAGGAGCAAAGTAAATTACTTCATTTATGTAAATTTGTGTTTCCTTTAGAGTTAACAATAGCACGTTATCCCCATGtttccagatgggaaaactgaggctcagggacgtTAACATACTCCCCCAAGCTCACACAGTGAGAGTCAATGCCCAGCCATATTCCCTGTATTTACTACTTCTCTCTCCATTGTCCTttaattaaattgttattttattaataatagttaacatgttgttttaaaagattttattttaggggtgcctggatggctcagtgggttaaagcctctgcctcgagccccgcatcgggctctctgctcagcggggagcctacttcctcctctctgtctgcctgcctctctgcctacttgtgatctctgtcaaataaataaataaataaaaatctttaaaaaataaaataaattaaataaataaaagattttattttatttgtttattttagggagacagagagagagtgcatgatcACGAgcaagggtaggggcagagggagagggagagaaagaatcccagatAGACTGCgctacagagcctgatgtggggttcgagctcacgactctaagatcatgacctgagtgggagCCAACtcagatgctatttatttatttatttatttgacaggcagagatcacaagtaggcagagaggcaggcagacagagagagaggtggaagcaggctccctgccgagcagagagcccgatgcggggctcgatcccaggaccctgggatcatgacctgagcggaaggcagaggcttaacccactgagccacccaggcgccccatccaagtcagatgcttaatggactgtgccacccgggcaccccagtaGCTCACATGTTTATATCCAAGGCAGAAGGTGGAACCTTCTCACATAGTGGAATTTTTACCACATTCCTCGAATATGTATTCTGTGCTAGGCAGTTTTGATTGAATATTCacatgaagcccagagaggtaagGTGACTGGCCCAAGATCACACACCTGGTAAGTGACAGAACCGGTGCATAAATGCTGACAGACCGTCCTGAAAGCACACCTCACTGTCtgcctgtgccccttccctgTTGGCATCACACTAGTGAGAGGATCTAGCCTGCTTACCGTGTGCTGGGTACTATACTAAGTGCTTTATCTTCCTAACAACCTGACGAGGTAGAGGCTATTGATATATACCCATTTTACTGATgtggacactgaggcccagagaggtgagaaGACTAGTTCAAGGCCAAAGAGCAAATTTGTAGAACGGGGATGGGAACAAGTGAGTTGCTCTGTGATGTACCACAATTTGGTATTACAATTGCATGAGAATGCTATTACATTGCTTTTGTAAACATCactaaaaacaattatttttaaagattttatttatttatttgacagagagagagagagacagcaagagagggaacacaagcaaggggagtgggagagggagaagcaggcttccctctgagcagagaccccgatgggggggcttgatcccaggactctgggatcatgacctgagccaaaggcagacacctaactactgagccacccaggtgcccctcaaaaacaatttttaataaaagatattaGTATGTGTTTAtgatagaaaattagaaattttaaaaactccaaaTGCCAACTTTTTGGTACGtctttcttctcatctctttCCTGTACATACATATCTTTTCTTCACCTAGATTAGGACTGTGTGTGTCAAATGTATGACTTGGCTTTtttgactggctcagttggtgtatatagagagagagcatgtgagcgttggggagagggacagagggaggaggaaagagagaatcctaagcagtgcagagcctgacatagaTTTCGATGAGATCTgagatctgagatcatgacctgagccaaaaatcaagggtcagacagtcagacgcttaaccgactgagcggCCCAGGTGCCCGGGGTacgtggctcttgatcttggggtcgtgagttcaagccccatgttgggcatagagtttacttaaaaaaatttttttttcaccattgatTTGTGAACACAGAAAGAGGAAGTCCCTTTAAATTCTTCCAGACCCCACTGCCTTTGTCTGGAGATATCGGTGTTTGCGCTTGGAATCCCTCCAGCCCCCTTGTTGTGAACATCTACACCTCTGCGGCACCCATATTTAAATAAGCTCATTCTATGCTTCATCGTTCTGGGATCTGTACTTTGTTTATTTCTCAAGCATTATAGCATTTGGAGATCTTTCCAAGTTGGTACACATTGTTCTGCCGAATCTGTGCCTTTCCGGAGCCCTGGCTCACAGTGGGCTGCAGACATATTTGTCATGGCCACGGGCGCTGCCGGGACCAGAGGATGGGCTGGgacttccttttctcatttccgACCACCGTCGTGTAGTTGAGCGTACAAAGCCTGGAGGTGGCCAGCCTGGCATTCCGTCCTGGCTTTGCCTCTATCTGAATGACCTGGGCAGGCGGCTTCACCTTTCTGAGCAtcatttcctcacctgcaaactggaggggtgtgggggggagcaCTTATCCGACAGCGGGGTGGTGAGGAGCAAATGAGATGAGACACATGCTTGGcgtttagcacagtgccttgtACAAGATAAACACTCAAAAGTGTTACCTGTTATTGACATGTACGGTTGTGTGCTGCTCTAAGTATTGCTGCAGAGAACCTTGCTGTGCCTCTGGTTTCTCCTCATTTCTGATGATTTATTTGGGCCGGCACTGGGACTTGGGGGCCTGCAGCGGTTTGAGGGGCTTGTGGGAGTGCGGCGGTGGCTCCAGGTGTCCACCTGCCTTGACTGAAGGAGCCCACAGCTGCTCCCTCCTCCAGGGCCCATCCTTGACTCAGCAGCCAGTGCAGCTTCTGAAACCACCCGTTGCTATGGCAACGGGTGCCAGCTGCAGGAGAAGAACTGAGCCAGGGCTGCAACAGGGACAGACAGGTGGTCGAGGCCAGTGCTGAATGGGGCGTGGGCATAGGGTCCAGCCGGTCTGGCCCCCTTTCAGGGCGATAGCACCTTCTCCTGGAGGCAGCCTGGCTCGTGCCAGGGGCAGACCGGTGGGTTCAAGGTTAGTCTCTGCTTCTTACTGCAGGGTAGCTTTGGATGAGGGATGTCTCTGCCCTGAACCGTAGTTGCCTCCTCTATGAAATGGCCGTCCAGTATGAGAGGTTGGTTGCGTTGTGTTCTTCTGGTGTGAGATACAGACCTTTGGATGACACAGCGGGGGAAATggcattttcttctctgtctggaGCCCCGCCGTGGCCAGTGAGGTCTGGTGCTACTTTGAGGGTGGAGCAGCAggtggtgtggggagggcagCTCGGGCCCAGCCCcctgctctgctcaccacaaCCGGGGAGGCATGGAGCTCCTTTGGCCCCATCTGGGGgccctctgtctgctgctgggAAGTGTCAGGAGCTGTGGAAGAAGAGCATGTCCTTCTAGCAGATGGGTAGCCTAAGAACAGCGCTTTTTATTGAGCGCTTACTGTATACCAGCAGCTTCACATAAGGTCATCATCTCATAATCAACCCTCACAACAACATTAAAAGTTGGTGTTAATACTCAGTACTCCCATTTGggattcagagaagttaagtgactcagtcaaggtcacacagcaattaAACAGTAGAgctggtatttttgttgttgttgttaaagattttatttatttatttagagaccatgtgagtggggggtggggcaggagggatggagggagggggagagagaatctcaagccaactctgtgctgagcacagaacttgacacagggctctattTCACCACCatgaggtcgtgacctgagccgaaatcaagaatcagacacttaactgactgagccacccaggcgcccctggggccAGTATTTGAATCCAGGCCTGGAGGcttccagagtctgtgctctgaGCTAGGCTGCCAAAGGCCTGGCTAAGGGGTTTGGATTTTTATGGGACTTTATTGTAATTTGTTCAACAAGTAGGGGGACCCCTACAGGGAACTCATGGTCCAGTGGGAGGAGGTAAACAAGTAACCAGAGGTATGAATGAGGCCCAGCAGACCTTAGATTACCCAGAGGGCAATTGAGTCTacctggggtaggggtgggtagGAGGGGTTAAGGTAAGGTAGGGCAGAGATGGGGGCTGTCGGAGTTGGGTCTGGGCAAAGGAAGTAGGTGTTCAGCAGGTGGAGAAGGTAGGAAAGACACAtcaggaggagagcagaggaccAGGGGCAGGAGGCAGCTTGGAGTGTTACAGGAGTGGAACAGGAGGCGGGATGGGGTCTGGAGGGGGAGGAGTGAGGTGGGAGAGATCAGCAAGGACAAAGTTGCTTGAATGCAAGGGGAGAGACTGCAGTGTGGTCAGGTGTCAGGGCATGAGCCAAGGAAGCTTAACATCAGTGTTTACAGAGAGAACGTGCTGTGTTCCAAGCGCTGTTCTAAGAACCTTGAATAATGATGGTCCTTGCATCAACACTATGAGGTAGATACTGGCATTATGCCCATTTCACTGAtaaaaactaaggcacagagagatcaagtaattttcccaagattATACAGATCCTAAGTGTTGGCAGCAAGTGTCCCATCGCATGAATatgccacagtttatttattgaCTCCatatggacatttgggttgtttgcatttttttgctATTACATCTAGTGATGATGCTATGATGAGCAATTTTGTATATGTTTCTGGGTACATATGAGCAACAGTGTCTCCATGGAATGTTCCTGGGACTGGAATTGCTAGATTATAGGGTTTACACACCTTCAGCTTtacttaaacaatttttaaattttaaagtttttttgaatttatttgaggagagagagagagatagaatgtaagagcagggtgagggagaaacaggctccccaatgagcagagagcctgacgtggggctccatcccaggaccctaggatcatgacttgagctgaaggcagatgcttaactgactgagccacccggacaccccaccaaatgtttttttaaagtaggtacTTCCACAAGCAGTGTGTAAAGTAGCTCTTCATCTGCACCAACACTTGAAGT
Proteins encoded:
- the LOC125097412 gene encoding SPOC domain-containing protein 1-like, which codes for MALELQGKGLSQELVPGPQLLSQPPGMSAQGKAPAFRRLQVSLHDIFAESWPRNPCPVCLGFPERALVGRERLGGVGRRSCPGPGEAGGGWSDERGPTLSKERPPKRRLPSSPDPAPMGARKNSRKYEACSEGGEGAGGFLWSGQSPGGDNPLCEGDPPPGADVGSLGDLCGPLSPNNTGPGSGDPGGTCVGCVSGTVKFEYLPAAENGVQPGSPSDPVGVLPPDGGESLRPAVWDPSSALDLGASGKASTVWREAEHLVGARCDDGPAVSHSQEELEVKAQPESRGRLGEGPPAPTDSPSSSLASTTSRAHSGPFMGQRRSKYAKKSRRGPVSSAQHQGVDRSADDFSEDQPDKSHPGSFPKPLGSGAVLHLLGALRRGQAGEPQPPKLEVLEDMMEVSLASPVQRPRRKERPVVQGPARCQEGAPVCEACAEQKLGR